From Algoriphagus sp. NG3, the proteins below share one genomic window:
- the cobA gene encoding uroporphyrinogen-III C-methyltransferase has product MKPVIQPKVTLVGAGPGDPDLITLKAVLALNKADVVLYDALIDPVLLDHAPASALKIFVGKRVGKHSLPQEDTNQLCVSLAKKHGHVVRLKGGDPFVFGRGAEEVDYIETFGISTEVIPGITSAIAVPAAAGVPVTKRGISESFWVVTGTTSAGELSKDLALAAQSTATVVVLMGTKKLAEITSIYRKFGQQDLPIAIIQSGTTRDEKITAGFMHDIEEKAFENKVEAPAIIIIGEVVRESIRLAEIYREAVKYNL; this is encoded by the coding sequence ATGAAACCTGTGATTCAACCTAAAGTGACCTTGGTCGGCGCAGGTCCAGGCGATCCAGATCTAATTACGCTGAAGGCTGTATTGGCACTGAACAAGGCCGATGTGGTCTTGTATGATGCCTTGATCGATCCGGTTTTGTTGGATCATGCACCAGCATCTGCGCTTAAAATCTTTGTTGGAAAGCGAGTGGGAAAACATTCACTGCCGCAGGAAGACACCAATCAGCTTTGCGTCAGCCTGGCCAAAAAACATGGACATGTAGTCCGCCTGAAAGGCGGAGATCCTTTTGTATTTGGAAGAGGAGCTGAAGAGGTGGATTATATAGAGACGTTTGGGATTTCGACTGAAGTGATTCCGGGAATTACTTCTGCCATAGCTGTTCCGGCAGCTGCAGGAGTGCCAGTCACTAAGCGTGGTATTTCTGAGAGTTTTTGGGTGGTCACTGGGACGACTTCTGCCGGTGAACTTTCCAAAGATTTGGCTCTTGCAGCACAATCCACTGCTACCGTTGTTGTCTTGATGGGAACGAAGAAATTGGCTGAAATTACTTCAATTTATAGGAAGTTTGGCCAACAGGATTTGCCTATAGCCATTATCCAAAGCGGCACTACCAGAGATGAAAAAATCACTGCTGGATTTATGCATGATATTGAGGAAAAAGCTTTTGAAAACAAAGTAGAAGCCCCAGCGATTATCATCATTGGTGAGGTCGTTCGCGAAAGTATTAGATTAGCTGAGATTTATCGTGAAGCTGTGAAGTATAACCTTTGA
- a CDS encoding nitrite reductase: MQSFRTELENHIVEQDIIDLEKKIALFKGGNIDEEKFRSLRLARGIYGQRQPGVQMIRIKLPYGRVSSDQLRRICKVSDEYSTGRLHITTRQDIQIHYVSLDRTPELWAELERDDVTIREACGNTVRNVTASETAGIDANEPFDVTPYADAVFKYFLRNPISQEMGRKFKISFSSSDEDTGLSYLHDLGFIPKVQLVDSKEVRGFKVMLGGGLGSQPRHADVFSEFVEADQIIPFAEAVIRIFDRHGERAKRMKARMKFLIKDIGLEAFLELVENEKKALPFKSYPIDHESYDAAQKLPDAPTAVVEEELGLDFEHFKLTNILPQKQEGFVSVGVRVPLGDFYTDQARKLADLVEKYASAEVRFTLRQNFLIRDVREDLVPYFYKELKEIGLSAAGYNSLGDITACPGTDTCNLGIASSTGIAAELEKVILAEYPQYLKNQDLVIKISGCMNACGQHNMAHIGFQGMSMKSGKVVIPALQVLLGGGNMGDGNGRFADKVTKIPSKRGPQALRILLDDFEANANGQDFLSYYDEKGQIYFYELLKELGDASTVTPADYVDWGNTEEYKIAVGVGECAGVVLDLVATLLLEAKEKIDIAQKCLEEGSWSDSIYHHYAGLINAAKAILLSESVSTNSYANIIKQFDEVFVESGKINLGGSFSDKIYQINQNEPTEEFANAYGNQALEIYGLLKSYREEEVTA, from the coding sequence ATGCAAAGCTTTAGAACCGAATTAGAAAACCATATTGTAGAACAGGATATCATCGACCTAGAAAAGAAAATTGCGCTTTTCAAAGGAGGAAATATCGACGAAGAAAAATTCCGTAGCCTTCGATTGGCAAGGGGAATTTACGGTCAGCGTCAGCCAGGCGTGCAGATGATCCGGATCAAACTGCCTTACGGGCGGGTTTCTTCAGACCAGCTTCGCAGAATATGCAAAGTTTCGGATGAGTACTCTACAGGAAGACTTCATATCACCACACGCCAGGATATCCAGATTCACTACGTGAGCTTGGACAGGACTCCCGAACTTTGGGCTGAACTGGAACGTGATGATGTCACCATCCGTGAAGCTTGCGGAAATACCGTAAGAAATGTAACGGCTTCTGAAACCGCTGGGATTGATGCAAATGAGCCATTTGATGTAACTCCATATGCAGATGCTGTTTTCAAATACTTTTTGAGAAATCCTATTTCACAGGAAATGGGACGTAAGTTTAAGATTTCCTTTTCCTCTTCTGACGAAGATACAGGATTAAGTTACCTTCATGATTTGGGTTTTATCCCAAAAGTTCAACTTGTCGATAGCAAAGAAGTCCGTGGATTTAAAGTAATGCTTGGTGGAGGCCTGGGGTCTCAGCCAAGACACGCAGATGTGTTTTCTGAGTTTGTAGAAGCAGACCAAATTATTCCTTTTGCAGAAGCTGTGATCAGAATCTTTGACCGTCATGGCGAGCGCGCCAAGCGTATGAAAGCCAGAATGAAGTTCCTGATCAAGGATATTGGTTTGGAAGCATTCTTGGAATTGGTGGAAAATGAGAAAAAGGCACTTCCGTTTAAGTCGTATCCCATAGATCATGAATCTTATGATGCTGCGCAAAAGCTTCCCGATGCTCCAACTGCCGTTGTGGAGGAAGAGCTTGGGCTGGATTTTGAGCATTTTAAACTCACCAATATTTTGCCTCAAAAGCAAGAAGGATTTGTATCTGTTGGAGTGCGGGTACCGCTTGGGGATTTTTATACCGATCAGGCTAGAAAATTGGCTGATTTGGTAGAGAAATATGCGAGTGCAGAAGTCCGCTTCACACTTCGTCAAAACTTCCTGATCCGGGACGTCCGTGAAGATTTGGTTCCTTATTTCTATAAGGAATTGAAGGAAATAGGATTGTCAGCTGCAGGATACAACAGTCTTGGAGATATCACCGCATGTCCGGGTACAGATACCTGTAATTTGGGAATTGCCAGTTCTACGGGTATTGCTGCTGAATTGGAGAAAGTGATTCTGGCGGAATATCCTCAATACCTGAAAAATCAGGATTTGGTGATCAAAATTTCTGGCTGTATGAATGCCTGTGGTCAGCATAATATGGCTCATATAGGTTTTCAGGGCATGTCCATGAAATCAGGGAAAGTCGTGATTCCTGCGCTTCAAGTTCTGCTTGGAGGCGGAAACATGGGTGATGGAAATGGTCGTTTTGCAGACAAAGTGACCAAAATCCCTAGTAAAAGAGGCCCTCAGGCATTGAGGATCTTATTGGATGATTTCGAGGCAAATGCAAATGGTCAGGACTTCTTAAGTTACTACGACGAAAAAGGACAGATCTATTTCTACGAGTTGCTGAAAGAACTTGGAGATGCATCTACAGTGACTCCGGCTGATTACGTGGATTGGGGAAATACTGAAGAATATAAGATTGCTGTAGGTGTGGGTGAATGTGCCGGTGTGGTACTTGATCTAGTGGCTACACTCTTGTTGGAAGCCAAAGAGAAAATAGATATAGCACAGAAATGTCTGGAAGAAGGAAGCTGGTCAGATAGCATCTATCATCACTATGCCGGCTTGATCAATGCTGCAAAAGCGATCTTGCTCAGCGAAAGTGTGAGCACTAATTCCTATGCGAATATTATCAAGCAGTTTGATGAGGTGTTTGTAGAATCAGGTAAAATCAATCTTGGAGGATCATTCTCTGATAAAATCTATCAGATCAACCAAAATGAGCCTACAGAAGAATTTGCGAATGCCTATGGAAATCAGGCTTTGGAGATTTATGGATTGCTAAAAAGCTACCGTGAGGAAGAGGTGACTGCATGA
- a CDS encoding sulfate adenylyltransferase subunit 1 has protein sequence MSENRKLIKIATAGSVDDGKSTLIGRLLYDTKSLTTDKIEAIERSSKQRGYDYLDFSLATDGLVAEREQGITIDVAHIYFNTEKTNFIVADTPGHVEYTRNMVTGASTSQVAIILIDARKGVIEQTYRHFFISNLLRISHVVVAINKMDLVDYDEEVYLKIKADFDALVAKSDFTEEQITFIPVSALKGENIARKSDEMPWYVGNTLLDHLEVLEPADLEPSSVARFPVQYVIRPKTEAYHDFRGFSGMLYGGNLKVGDEVTLLPSLNTSKIKSIHYFDQEIQEAAPGSSIAITLETEVDLSRGDMLVKSGELPTSEKQISATICQVNNKALTVGKKYILQHGVNRVLAKVDQIESRIHTDFTGAEDAHSLKLNDIGRVHFRLSKPIHFDSYKTNKSNGSFILIDEAEYDTVSVGFIE, from the coding sequence ATGTCTGAAAATAGAAAACTAATAAAAATCGCCACTGCGGGATCAGTAGATGACGGCAAAAGCACGCTGATCGGTCGATTACTATACGATACCAAATCACTGACTACCGATAAAATCGAAGCGATTGAGCGTAGTTCTAAGCAGCGGGGATACGATTACCTGGATTTCTCTCTGGCTACAGATGGACTGGTCGCTGAGCGTGAGCAGGGAATTACGATTGATGTAGCACATATTTATTTCAATACGGAGAAAACCAATTTCATCGTAGCGGATACCCCCGGTCACGTGGAGTACACCCGGAACATGGTGACTGGTGCCTCCACCTCACAGGTTGCGATTATTTTGATCGATGCCAGAAAAGGCGTCATCGAGCAGACTTACCGTCATTTCTTTATCTCCAATCTACTTCGAATCAGCCATGTAGTGGTGGCGATCAACAAAATGGATCTGGTGGATTACGATGAGGAAGTTTATCTGAAAATCAAAGCCGATTTTGATGCATTAGTAGCCAAATCTGATTTCACCGAAGAACAGATAACCTTTATTCCGGTTTCTGCCCTGAAAGGTGAAAACATCGCCAGAAAATCTGACGAGATGCCTTGGTATGTGGGCAATACGCTATTGGATCATCTGGAAGTATTGGAACCGGCGGATCTGGAGCCTAGCTCAGTTGCCAGGTTCCCAGTGCAGTATGTTATCCGTCCCAAGACTGAAGCATATCACGATTTCAGAGGATTTTCTGGAATGCTGTATGGTGGCAACTTAAAAGTCGGTGATGAAGTGACCTTGCTCCCTTCGCTGAACACTTCCAAGATTAAAAGCATACACTATTTTGATCAGGAAATTCAGGAAGCTGCCCCAGGCAGTTCTATTGCGATCACATTAGAAACTGAAGTGGATTTGAGCCGTGGAGATATGTTGGTGAAAAGCGGTGAGTTGCCAACAAGTGAAAAGCAGATTTCTGCCACGATCTGCCAGGTAAACAACAAGGCGTTGACAGTAGGCAAGAAGTACATTTTGCAGCACGGAGTAAATCGTGTCTTGGCAAAAGTGGACCAGATAGAATCCAGAATCCACACGGATTTCACAGGAGCAGAAGACGCTCATTCGCTTAAATTAAATGATATAGGCCGGGTTCATTTCCGATTGAGCAAGCCGATTCATTTTGATTCTTATAAGACTAATAAGTCAAATGGAAGCTTTATCCTAATCGATGAAGCAGAATACGATACAGTTTCGGTTGGATTTATAGAATGA